One genomic region from Mesorhizobium terrae encodes:
- a CDS encoding Maf-like protein: MAEKLILASGSPFRLTMLKNAGLDVEAVPAKVDERALEAPLQGSGVSPEDVAAILAEAKAVEVSERRPGALVLGCDQTLSLGDEVFHKPADMEGARRHLLALSGRTHQLNSAAVLVRDGAVLWRHVGIANLTMRNLTPAFIGRHLARVGQKALASVGAYQIEGEGIQLFEKVEGDHFTIVGLPLLPLLSELRNLGAIDG; encoded by the coding sequence ATGGCCGAGAAACTCATCCTCGCATCGGGCAGCCCGTTCAGGTTGACGATGCTGAAGAATGCCGGGCTCGATGTCGAAGCGGTGCCGGCTAAGGTCGACGAGCGCGCGCTCGAGGCACCGCTTCAAGGCAGCGGTGTGTCGCCCGAGGACGTTGCCGCCATCCTGGCGGAAGCCAAGGCGGTCGAGGTAAGCGAACGCCGGCCGGGCGCGCTGGTGCTGGGCTGCGACCAGACGCTGTCGCTGGGCGACGAGGTGTTCCACAAGCCGGCCGACATGGAAGGCGCGCGGCGCCATCTTCTGGCGTTGTCCGGCAGGACGCATCAGCTGAACAGCGCCGCGGTGCTGGTGCGCGACGGTGCGGTGCTGTGGCGGCATGTCGGCATCGCCAACCTCACCATGCGCAACCTCACCCCGGCTTTCATCGGCCGACATCTGGCGCGGGTCGGCCAGAAGGCACTCGCCAGCGTCGGCGCCTACCAGATCGAGGGCGAAGGCATCCAGCTGTTCGAAAAGGTCGAAGGCGATCATTTCACCATCGTCGGCCTGCCGCTGCTGCCGCTGCTTTCCGAACTGCGCAACCTGGGTGCCATCGATGGCTGA
- a CDS encoding pyruvate, water dikinase regulatory protein: protein MNKPQSFFHLHLISDATGETLLAAGRAASAQYKDARAIEHIYPLIRTEKQLMKVFDDIEEEPGIVLYTVVDQALARRIDERCAAMGLPCVSVLEPVLTVFQSYLGTPAGRRVGAQHVLDAEYFRRIDALNFTMEHDDGQLPIDMEQADIVLIGISRTSKTPTSIYLANRGIKTANIPIVLGVPVPQALVEAKTPLVVGLVATAERISHVRQNRLLGSTPGFDSNGYVDRAVINEELAYARQICTRHGWPTIDVSRRSIEETAAAIVGLMREKAR from the coding sequence GTGAACAAACCCCAGAGCTTCTTCCACCTCCACCTGATTTCCGACGCCACCGGCGAGACGCTGCTGGCCGCCGGCCGGGCGGCATCGGCGCAATACAAGGATGCGCGCGCCATCGAGCACATCTATCCGCTGATCCGTACCGAGAAACAGCTGATGAAGGTGTTCGACGATATCGAGGAAGAACCGGGTATCGTGCTTTATACAGTGGTGGATCAGGCGCTTGCCCGCCGTATCGACGAACGCTGCGCCGCCATGGGCCTGCCCTGTGTTTCGGTGCTGGAACCGGTGCTGACCGTTTTCCAGTCCTATCTCGGCACCCCGGCCGGGCGGCGGGTGGGTGCCCAGCATGTGCTGGACGCCGAATATTTCCGTCGCATCGACGCGCTGAACTTCACCATGGAGCATGACGACGGCCAGTTGCCGATCGACATGGAACAGGCCGACATCGTGCTGATCGGCATTTCGCGCACCTCGAAGACGCCGACCTCCATCTATCTCGCCAATCGCGGCATCAAGACCGCCAACATCCCGATCGTGCTCGGCGTGCCGGTGCCGCAGGCACTGGTCGAGGCCAAGACGCCGCTGGTCGTCGGCCTGGTGGCCACCGCCGAACGCATCTCGCATGTCAGGCAGAACCGCCTGCTGGGTTCCACGCCCGGTTTCGATTCCAACGGCTATGTCGACCGCGCCGTCATCAACGAGGAACTGGCCTATGCCCGCCAGATATGCACCCGCCACGGCTGGCCGACCATCGATGTCAGCCGCCGCTCCATCGAAGAGACTGCCGCGGCCATTGTCGGGCTGATGCGCGAAAAGGCGCGCTAG
- the rho gene encoding transcription termination factor Rho, with translation MQEMKLTEFKNKKPPELIAYAESLEVENASVMRKQELMFAILKKLAAQDVEIIGDGVVEVLQDGFGFLRSANANYLPGPDDIYISPSQIRRFSLKTGDTVEGPIRSPKEGERYFALLKVNTINFDDPEKIRHKIHFDNLTPLYPTSRLKMEVENPTTKDISPRVIDLVAPLGKGQRALIVAQPRTGKTVLLQNIAHSITTNHPECYLIVLLIDERPEEVTDMQRSVKGEVVSSTFDEPAARHVQVAEMVIEKAKRLVEHGRDVVILLDSITRLGRAYNTVVPSSGKVLTGGVDANALQRPKRFFGAARNIEEGGSLTIIATALIDTGSRMDEVIFEEFKGTGNSEIVLDRKVADKRIYPAMDILKSGTRKEDLLVPRADLQKIFVLRRILAPMGTTDAIEFLIDKLKQTKTNGDFFDSMNT, from the coding sequence ATGCAGGAAATGAAACTTACCGAATTCAAAAACAAGAAGCCGCCGGAGCTGATCGCTTACGCGGAATCGCTCGAGGTCGAGAACGCCAGCGTCATGCGCAAGCAGGAGCTGATGTTCGCGATCCTCAAGAAGCTGGCCGCGCAGGACGTCGAGATCATCGGCGACGGCGTCGTCGAGGTGTTGCAGGACGGCTTCGGCTTCCTTCGCTCCGCCAACGCCAATTATCTTCCGGGTCCGGACGATATCTATATTTCACCCTCCCAGATCCGCCGCTTCTCGCTGAAGACCGGCGACACCGTGGAAGGACCGATCCGCAGCCCGAAGGAAGGCGAACGCTATTTCGCGCTGCTCAAGGTCAACACCATCAATTTCGACGACCCGGAGAAGATCCGGCACAAGATCCATTTCGACAATCTGACGCCGCTCTATCCGACCTCGCGGCTGAAGATGGAGGTCGAGAACCCGACCACTAAGGATATCTCGCCGCGCGTCATCGACCTGGTGGCACCGCTCGGCAAGGGCCAGCGTGCGCTGATCGTGGCGCAGCCGCGCACGGGTAAGACGGTGCTGCTGCAGAACATCGCCCACTCGATCACCACCAACCATCCCGAATGCTATCTGATCGTGCTTCTGATCGACGAGCGTCCGGAAGAAGTCACCGACATGCAGCGTTCGGTGAAGGGCGAGGTTGTGTCCTCGACCTTCGACGAGCCGGCTGCCCGCCACGTTCAGGTCGCCGAAATGGTCATCGAAAAGGCCAAGCGCCTGGTCGAGCATGGCCGCGACGTCGTCATCCTGCTTGATTCGATCACCCGCCTCGGCCGCGCCTACAACACCGTGGTGCCGTCGTCCGGCAAGGTGCTGACCGGCGGTGTCGACGCCAACGCGTTGCAGCGGCCGAAGCGTTTCTTCGGCGCCGCCCGTAACATCGAGGAAGGCGGTTCGCTGACCATCATCGCCACCGCGCTGATCGATACCGGCAGCCGCATGGACGAAGTGATCTTCGAAGAGTTCAAGGGTACCGGCAACTCGGAAATCGTGCTCGACCGCAAGGTGGCCGACAAGCGCATCTACCCGGCGATGGATATCCTGAAATCCGGTACGCGCAAGGAGGACCTCCTGGTGCCGCGCGCGGACCTGCAGAAGATCTTCGTGCTGCGCCGTATCCTGGCACCGATGGGCACGACCGACGCGATCGAGTTCCTCATCGACAAGCTGAAGCAGACGAAGACCAATGGCGACTTCTTCGATTCGATGAACACCTGA
- a CDS encoding shikimate dehydrogenase, whose product MADRKKAFVVGHPVAHSRSPKIHGHWLNSYGIAGSYEAIDVAPGDISAFLSSLAGNGFSGGNVTIPHKEVVFAALGRRDEAAEQIGAVNTLWFEDGFLCGGNTDAHGFAANLDEHAPGWAGNGPAVVLGAGGAARAVIHALKERGLKDIRIVNRTVARARELGDQFGAGVSAHGADATAALLGDAGLLINTTALGMHGNEGLPADPAGLPAHAIVTDIVYVPLETPLLAAARQRGLKTVDGLGMLLHQAVPGFERWFGRRPEVTPELRAMIVADLETSH is encoded by the coding sequence ATGGCTGATCGGAAGAAAGCTTTCGTGGTCGGTCATCCGGTCGCCCATTCGCGGTCGCCGAAGATCCACGGCCACTGGCTGAACAGCTACGGCATCGCCGGCAGCTACGAAGCGATCGATGTCGCGCCCGGCGATATATCAGCGTTCCTGTCGTCACTTGCCGGCAATGGCTTCAGTGGCGGCAACGTCACCATTCCGCACAAGGAAGTGGTGTTCGCGGCACTCGGGCGACGCGACGAGGCGGCCGAGCAGATCGGCGCGGTCAACACGCTGTGGTTCGAGGATGGCTTCTTGTGTGGCGGCAACACCGACGCGCATGGCTTCGCCGCCAATCTCGACGAACATGCCCCCGGCTGGGCGGGGAACGGGCCGGCGGTCGTGCTCGGCGCCGGCGGAGCCGCCCGCGCCGTCATCCATGCGCTGAAGGAGCGTGGGCTCAAGGACATCCGCATCGTCAACCGCACCGTGGCGCGGGCGCGGGAGCTGGGCGACCAGTTCGGCGCCGGTGTCTCGGCGCATGGTGCGGATGCGACCGCCGCGCTGCTCGGCGATGCCGGCCTGCTCATCAACACCACGGCGCTTGGCATGCATGGCAATGAAGGCCTGCCTGCCGATCCCGCCGGCTTGCCGGCGCATGCGATCGTCACCGACATTGTTTATGTGCCGCTGGAAACGCCGCTGCTCGCCGCCGCCAGGCAGCGCGGACTGAAGACCGTCGACGGGCTGGGCATGTTGCTGCACCAGGCGGTACCCGGTTTCGAGCGCTGGTTCGGCCGCCGGCCCGAGGTGACGCCGGAACTGCGCGCCATGATCGTCGCCGACCTGGAGACCAGCCATTGA
- the hemJ gene encoding protoporphyrinogen oxidase HemJ → MSATENTGSGGQALRRAAIAIAIFLFLTALLYLLAPADFYPWAKAVHVIAVISWMAGMLYLPRLFVYHAETERGSEQSETFKVMERRLLRGIINPAMVISWAFGLWLAWKGFGFHGGWLHAKIGAVVLLSAVHGYLVGAVRKFAEDRNEKPARHWRIVNEIPTLLMIVIVVLVIVKPF, encoded by the coding sequence ATGAGCGCAACCGAAAATACGGGCAGCGGTGGTCAGGCACTGCGGCGGGCAGCCATCGCCATCGCCATCTTCCTGTTCCTCACCGCGCTGCTCTATCTGTTGGCGCCGGCCGATTTCTATCCCTGGGCCAAGGCCGTGCATGTGATCGCGGTCATCTCGTGGATGGCCGGCATGCTCTATCTGCCGCGGCTCTTCGTCTATCATGCCGAGACTGAACGCGGCTCCGAACAGTCCGAGACCTTCAAAGTGATGGAGCGGCGCCTGCTGCGCGGCATCATCAACCCCGCCATGGTGATCAGCTGGGCCTTTGGCCTGTGGCTGGCATGGAAGGGCTTCGGCTTCCACGGCGGCTGGCTGCACGCCAAGATCGGTGCCGTGGTGCTGCTTTCGGCCGTGCACGGCTATCTGGTCGGCGCGGTGCGCAAATTCGCCGAGGACCGCAATGAAAAACCAGCGAGGCACTGGCGGATCGTCAACGAGATCCCCACATTGCTGATGATCGTCATCGTCGTGTTGGTGATCGTGAAGCCGTTCTGA
- the hemE gene encoding uroporphyrinogen decarboxylase gives MAAKRTVLEVLKGETVSPPPLWMMRQAGRYLPEYRETRKRAGSFLDLCYNPDLAVEVTLQPIERFGFDASILFSDILVVPHALGRDLRFEEGRGPLLTPIRADEIDELDTELFHVNLAPVYETVRQLRRKLPEETTLIGFCGAPWTVATYMIAGHGTPDQAPARLFSYRESQAMRRLLAVLAEQSAAYLIRQIEAGADVVQIFDSWSGVLDEASFQAFCVEPVAEIVRRVRAVYPEVPIIGFPKGAGFNYASYRSLTGITGLGLDWTVPLTAAKALQKGGAVQGNLDPLRLVAGGRALEEGVAAILDTLGDGPLIFNLGHGITPETPIAHVEAMVKQVRSRR, from the coding sequence ATGGCAGCCAAACGGACCGTTCTTGAGGTACTGAAGGGCGAGACGGTGTCGCCACCTCCGCTCTGGATGATGCGCCAGGCAGGCCGCTATCTGCCGGAGTACCGGGAGACCCGGAAACGCGCCGGCAGCTTTCTCGACCTCTGCTACAATCCAGACCTTGCCGTGGAAGTGACGCTGCAGCCGATCGAACGCTTCGGCTTCGACGCGTCGATCCTGTTCTCGGATATTCTTGTCGTGCCGCATGCGCTCGGCCGCGATTTGCGCTTCGAGGAGGGCCGTGGGCCGCTTCTGACGCCGATCCGGGCCGATGAGATCGACGAACTCGACACCGAATTGTTTCACGTGAATCTGGCCCCGGTTTACGAAACCGTGCGCCAACTGCGCCGTAAATTGCCTGAGGAGACGACGCTGATCGGCTTCTGCGGAGCGCCGTGGACGGTGGCCACCTATATGATCGCCGGCCATGGCACGCCCGACCAGGCGCCGGCCAGGCTGTTTTCCTATCGCGAGTCGCAGGCGATGCGACGCCTGTTGGCGGTGCTGGCCGAGCAGTCCGCCGCCTATCTCATCCGCCAGATCGAGGCGGGCGCGGATGTGGTGCAGATCTTCGATTCCTGGTCCGGGGTTCTGGACGAGGCGTCCTTCCAGGCCTTCTGCGTGGAGCCGGTAGCCGAGATCGTGCGGCGGGTGCGTGCGGTCTATCCCGAAGTGCCGATCATCGGTTTTCCGAAGGGTGCCGGTTTCAACTATGCGTCCTATCGCTCGCTGACGGGTATAACGGGCCTCGGCCTCGACTGGACCGTGCCGCTGACCGCAGCGAAGGCGCTGCAGAAGGGCGGCGCCGTACAAGGCAATCTCGATCCGCTGCGGCTGGTGGCCGGCGGACGGGCGCTGGAGGAGGGTGTGGCGGCGATCCTCGACACGCTGGGCGACGGGCCGCTGATTTTCAACCTCGGCCACGGCATCACGCCGGAGACGCCGATTGCCCATGTCGAGGCGATGGTGAAACAGGTGAGGAGCCGTCGATGA
- the coaE gene encoding dephospho-CoA kinase (Dephospho-CoA kinase (CoaE) performs the final step in coenzyme A biosynthesis.), translating to MIVLGLTGSIGMGKSTAAKMFAEAGVPVHDSDEAVHRLYAGKAAPLVEAAFPGVTRDGTVDRALLGQRVLGDAAALKTLEAIIHPLVRADADAFLARHRAAGAQLAVLDIPLLFETGGRNRVDKVVVVSAAAAAQRERVLSRPGMAEEKFAAILAKQVPDAEKRRMADYVVDTGSSFEETRAALAAIIAELTGENGGNDAG from the coding sequence TTGATCGTTCTCGGCCTCACTGGCTCCATCGGCATGGGCAAGTCGACCGCGGCAAAAATGTTCGCGGAGGCCGGCGTGCCGGTGCACGATTCGGACGAGGCGGTGCATCGTCTTTATGCCGGCAAGGCAGCACCTCTGGTCGAGGCCGCCTTTCCCGGCGTCACCCGGGATGGCACGGTCGACCGGGCACTGCTTGGCCAGCGTGTGCTGGGCGATGCCGCCGCGCTGAAGACGCTGGAAGCCATCATCCATCCGCTGGTGCGCGCCGACGCCGACGCCTTCCTGGCGCGCCATCGCGCCGCGGGTGCCCAACTCGCTGTGCTCGACATCCCGCTTCTGTTCGAGACCGGCGGCAGAAACCGCGTCGACAAGGTGGTGGTGGTGAGTGCGGCGGCGGCGGCGCAGCGTGAGCGCGTTCTGTCCCGCCCCGGCATGGCCGAGGAAAAGTTCGCCGCCATCCTGGCGAAGCAGGTGCCGGACGCCGAAAAGCGCCGCATGGCCGACTATGTCGTCGACACCGGCAGCAGTTTCGAGGAGACGCGGGCGGCCCTTGCGGCGATCATAGCCGAGCT